A single Drosophila ananassae strain 14024-0371.13 chromosome 3L, ASM1763931v2, whole genome shotgun sequence DNA region contains:
- the LOC26514739 gene encoding V-type proton ATPase 16 kDa proteolipid subunit, which translates to MDFEDLRKFESASMDEPVDGWLFCVLGATSAIIFSTLGAAYGTAKAAVGISSMSIKHPHLIMKAIIPVVMAGIVAIYGLVIAVLLAGSLTKIYSGYKGYLNLSAGLAVGICGLAAGVAIGVVGDAGVRASAQQPKLFVSVILILIFAEVLGLYGLIVAIYLFTK; encoded by the coding sequence ATGGATTTCGAAGATTTGAGGAAGTTCGAATCCGCTTCGATGGATGAGCCCGTAGACGGATGGTTATTTTGCGTGCTGGGTGCCACTTCCGCCATTATATTCTCCACATTGGGAGCTGCCTATGGAACTGCAAAGGCTGCCGTTGGCATCTCATCCATGTCGATAAAGCATCCACATCTTATTATGAAGGCCATTATCCCAGTGGTTATGGCCGGTATTGTAGCTATTTATGGTCTGGTTATTGCGGTTCTTTTGGCTGGCTCACTTACCAAAATTTACAGCGGCTATAAGGGATATCTGAACCTCAGTGCTGGTCTGGCTGTTGGCATCTGTGGACTGGCGGCAGGTGTCGCCATTGGAGTTGTGGGCGATGCAGGTGTTCGGGCCTCTGCCCAGCAGCCCAAACTTTTTGTATCTGTCATTTTGATATTAATATTTGCCGAGGTGTTGGGACTCTATGGCCTTATAGTGGCCATTTATTTGTTTACCAAATAA
- the LOC6496283 gene encoding uncharacterized protein LOC6496283, whose translation MNLQCLFTFSLMYLLLSQIGAQENPNTGNKTHLKIPLKRMFRNLHKGPNQGNGTLHIVIHKVVTGDPYYKVFDGNETAARGFTNKIWNRLLNRYKRMLI comes from the coding sequence ATGAATCTTCAGTGCCTCTTTACTTTTTCCCTGATGTATCTTCTTTTAAGCCAAATTGGAGCTCAAGAAAACCCAAATACCGGCAATAAAACTCACTTAAAGATACCGCTGAAGAGGATGTTCAGAAATTTACACAAAGGCCCTAACCAGGGAAATGGAACGCTGCACATAGTCATCCACAAGGTTGTGACTGGAGATCCCTACTACAAGGTGTTCGATGGAAACGAGACCGCAGCCAGGGGCTTCACCAATAAGATCTGGAATCGTCTATTGAATCGCTACAAGAGAATgctaatataa
- the LOC6494289 gene encoding uncharacterized protein LOC6494289 gives MFAANFTRPDFNWDLRPKLPPLTDPEELMEHSDLCIFQRRIPSVAVFVLYGLAVPTLASFGLCTNFINAVVFMRPKMTPSSFSYLAALSWMDCISCFLIAMTSLSRSYFYSSPTWITYDYKWQTPLFGISTGAANLILACLSFDRLTYLSSIKKTNGAPPFCRRKVARYMIATVISISVVVNMPYFFVFYVDGDGTCRVTQFYFSFFYKVQNWFTFVLLALLPAIFLVIGNLAIIVAFRKWTKQSQRCHQSAGNNANSITTAKRYQHQMKLTISIVIVITLYLIGELPAHMTSRKSSLNLIFGGDTNKVNEGLMENLEVICITLNALQLSLNIVVYAVINPSFMPEFFLCMKGTSDICLGLCCIRPMLRSWQRFLAHRRQRMLAEERGVVVSSVSPQQLPADEAPQCGCESWASDSGCRNDAHCKAIGTFTMVKEEEAQAEGHHCRQEPEVFTTRSSACLHIKDMSSDEESIFSSSFIIIT, from the exons ATGTTTGCCGCGAATTTCACCAGGCCAGACTTCAACTGGGACCTCAGGCCGAAGTTACCGCCACTAACGGATCCGGAGGAGTTAATGGAACACAGTGATTTGTGCATCTTCCAAAGGAGAATACCCTCGGTGGCGGTATTCGTACTTTACGGACTGGCTGTACCCACATTGGCTTCGTTTGGTCTCTGCACGAACTTCATAAACGCTGTGGTTTTTATGAGACCCAAAATGACACCCTCGTCCTTCAGCTACCTGGCTGCCCTCTCCTGGATGGACTGCATCTCCTGCTTCCTCATAGCCATGACCTCCTTGTCCAGAAGTTACTTTTACTCCAGTCCCACATGGATCACCTACGATTACAAATGGCAGACGCCACTTTTCGGCATCAGCACGGGGGCGGCAAATCTGATTTTGGCCTGCTTGAGTTTCGATCGATTAACCTACCTGTCCTCCATAAAGAAAACCAATGGTGCACCGCCATTTTGTCGCCGCAAGGTGGCTCGTTATATGATTGCCACAGTGATTTCCATATCCGTGGTCGTAAATATGccctatttttttgttttctacgTCGACGGAGATGGTACTTGCCGGGTTACacagttttatttttcttt TTTCTATAAAGTGCAAAACTGGTTCACCTTTGTCCTGTTGGCCCTACTGCCCGCCATATTCTTGGTTATTGGAAACTTGGCCATCATCGTGGCCTTTCGCAAATGGACGAAGCAAAGCCAAAGGTGCCACCAGTCTGCTGGAAATAATGCCAACTCTATCACCACTGCAAAGCGATATCAG CACCAAATGAAACTAACCATCAGTATTGTTATTGTGATTACACTTTACTTGATTGGAGAGCTTCCTGCCCACATGACCTCCCGGAAGAGCTCCTTGAATCTGATCTTCGGCGGGGACACCAACAAAGTGAATGAGGGTTTGATGGAGAACCTGGAGGTGATTTGCATCACACTGAATGCCCTGCAATTGTCTCTGAATATTGTGGTCTATGCCGTCATCAATCCCTCCTTCATGCCAGAGTTTTTCCTGTGCATGAAGGGCACCTCGGACATATGCCTAGGACTGTGCTGCATCCGGCCAATGCTCCGGAGCTGGCAACGTTTTCTAGCTCATCGACGTCAGCGGATGCTGGCGGAGGAGCGAGGAGTCGTGGTCAGCAGTGTGTCGCCGCAGCAATTGCCGGCGGATGAGGCTCCACAATGCGGGTGCGAGAGTTGGGCCAGTGACTCCGGGTGCAGGAACGATGCTCATTGCAAGGCTATCGGCACGTTCACTATGgtgaaggaggaggaggcgcaGGCGGAGGGACACCACTGCCGCCAGGAGCCGGAGGTCTTCACCACCAGATCCAGTGCCTGTCTGCACATCAAGGACATGTCTTCGGATGAGGAATCCATATTTAGTTCTAGCTTTATTataattacttaa